CCGTGCCCTGCTCAGGAACACCCGGTTGCCCGGTCATGTCACCGTAACCGTTGCCCCGGCTGCGCCGCGTCCGGCCAACACGCCCGGTGCCCCCTCCAGCGTGAAACACGCAGCCTGAGAGCGGCTGACCTTTTGGAAAGCAATCCATTTTGATTGAAGACTTCTGGCAGATCGCCGCCGTCGGCTTTGCCGCTCAAATGGTCGACGGCGCGCTCGGGATGGCCTACGGGCTGACCTCGACCTCGCTCCTGCTGACATTGGGATACAGCCCGGCGGCCGCCAGCGCAGCTGTGCACCTGGCCGAAAGCGCCACCACGGCCGCGAGCGCCACGTCTCATGGCGTGGCACGCAACGTGGATTGGAAACTCGTCCGCCCCCTCGCCATCGCCGGTGTGCTGGGCGGGATCGTGGGCGCGAGCCTTCTGGCCACGGGTATCGGCGCCTTTCTGGTGCCCTTCGTATCGGTCTACCTGACGATCATGGGCGGGGCGATCCTTTGGAAAGCCTATCGCGCCACGCCAGGGATCCACCCGCCGCGCGGACTAAAGCCACTGGGGGCGATCGGTGGATTTCTGGACGCCATCGGCGGCGGCGGCTGGGGGCCGATCGTGTCGGGCACGCTCGTGGCCTCGGGCAGTTCAGCGCGCCATATGATCGGCTCCTCCATCGCGGCGGAGTTCTTCGTGACAACGGCCATCGCCATCACCTTCGCCGGCCACCTCGGCTGGAAGGAGTTCGGCTGGGCCGCGCTGGCGCTTGTTGTGGGCGGCCTTCCGGCTGCACCATTTGCCGCCGTGATGGTGCGCTACACCCCGCGCCGGGCCTTGATGGTGGGCGTTGGCCTGCTGATCATCGGCCTCGGCCTTTACGGCGCGATCCGGGCGCTCGCCGCTCTCTGACATTAGCGCCACCCCTCAAAGGGCGGCGCAACACCGTCTTCCTGCAAGCGCGCGAGACACGCAACGCAAAAAGCGTCACGCAAACCTGCACGAACTGATTGAAACGCTGGGGTAAATGGCGGAGAGACAGGGATTCGAACCCTGGGTGGAGTCACCCCCACAACGGTTTTCGAGACCGCCCCGTTCGACCACTCCGGCACCTCTCCGCGAAGTGGTGCGCGCGGTGTAGTCTGCCTGCGCGGCCGCTGCAACCGGTTTTTTCACTCCGGTGCCAGCAAGTTGCGTGTGATCTGCGCGCGCCAATCGAGGAAGGTTGAAAGCCGGGCAGGGGGCTCTGCCCCCGCCGTCCTGTCGGAAGGCCCCCCGGGATATTTCCGGTCAGAAGATGGGGCCTTTTCAGCTTGGCCAAGATATCCCCGCCGGAGGTAGGAAAGTGTTTGATCCCGTTGCCCGCTAACGTGCCGGTTTTCACAGGCGTGCGAGGCTGCTTTCCTTGGGGCGGGGTGCGGGCTATCCTGTGGGCAGACAATTCAGGAGCAGACATGACCGTTTCGTTTCGTTTGACCTCGGCGGCCGTTTTCGCAGTCTCGCTGGCTTTGCCGGTACGGGCGGAGCCTGTCGATGATCTGCTTGCCGCCCTGCAGCTTGAGTCGGTTCTGGAGATCATGCGCGAGGAGGGGCTTGTCTATGCCGAGGAATTGGAAGCCGAGCTGTTTCCGGCCGCAGGCGGCGCGAACTGGCAGGAGAGCGTCGCGCGGCTCTATGCGCTGCCTGTCATGATGGAGAGTTTCTCGACCCGTTTCGCAGCCGAGATGCCGCAAGCCGATATCGCCCCGGCGCTGGCGTTCTTCGAAAGCGAGGAGGGGCAGCGCATCATCGGGCTCGAGATCTCGGCGCGCATCGCGCAGATGGACGACAGCATCGAGGAGGCCAGCCGCGACACGCTGGCGACGATGGAAGCGCAGGGCGATCCCCGGCTGGCGTTGCTCGAGGAATTCTCCGAGGCCAACGATTTGATCGAGGCCAATGTCGTCGGGTCGCTCAATGCCAATTATGCCTTTTACACCGGGCTCGTGGATGGCGGGGCCTTCGCCTTTGACCTGACCGAAGATCAGATCCTTGCCGATGTCTGGCAACAGGAGCCCGATATCCGCGCCGACACGCGCGATTGGCTCTTCTCTTATCTGGCGCTGGCCTACCAGCCCCTGAGCGACGAAGAGGTGCAATCCTACATCGATTTCTCGCAAACCGAGGCCGGGCAATCTCTGAACCGGGCGCTCTTTGCCGGGTTTGACACCATGCTCGTTGACATCTCGCGTGGCTTGGGCCTTGCGGCGGCGCGCTTCATGGGCGGGCAGGACATCTGATTGTCGCCTTTCGCCGCTGCGCCGGGCGGTGTATGAGGGCCTTCAAACAGTTCAGGTAAGGCAAACCCTTGAAATCGGTGATCCTCATCCCGGCGCGCTATGCGTCCACGCGTTATCCCGGCAAACCTCTCGCGCTGCTCAAGGGCGCAGGCGGGGAAGCGAAATCCCTGATCCAGCGCAGCTGGGACTGCGCCTGCAGCGTGGCCGGGGCCGATGCCGTCTATGTCGTCACCGATGATGACCGCATCCGCGCGGCAGCCGAAGGCTTCGGCGCGAAAGTGCTGATGACATCCTCGTCCTGTCGCAATGGCACCGAGCGCTGCGCAGAAGCCGTAGCACTGCTGCCGGAGACTCCCGAGATCGTGGTGAACCTGCAAGGCGATGCGCCCTTGACGCCGCCGTGGTTCGTGGAGGCGCTGATCGAGTCCATGGCAGCCGATCCCGGCACCGATTGCGCTACGCCGGTCCTGCGCTCAAACGGCGCGCATCTGGCGCGGCTGAAGGCCGATCGCAAGGCCGATCGCGTCGGTGGCACCACGGCCGTGTTCGGCCGCGACAATGCCGCGCTCTATTTCTCCAAGGAAGTGCTGCCCTTCACACCGGGGGATTACCGGGCCGAGGCCGAGACGCCGGTGTTCCACCACGTGGGCGTCTACGCTTATACACCGCAAGCGCTCGCCGCCTATGCCGCGCTTGCGCCGGGGCAGGCGGAGGAGCTGGAGGGGCTGGAGCAGCTGCGCTTTCTGGAAAACGGCATGCGGGTGCGCTGCGTGGAGGTCGAGGCGCGGGGCCGCGACTTCTGGGAGCTCAACAACCCGAGCGACATTGACACGATCGAGGGCATTATGTCCCGGGAGGGCATCGCATGAGCATTGAGGCGCAAACTGTTGCTATCGGGGAGATTTCCGTCTCCAATACCCTGCCGTTCAGCCTGATTTCCGGCCCCTGTCAGCTGGAAAGCCTAGAGCATGCGCGCATGCTGGCGGGCACGCTTGTCGAACTCTGTGCCGATCTAAGCATCCCCTATGTGTTCAAGGCCAGTTTCGACAAGGCCAACCGCTCCAGCCTTTCCGGCCAGCGCGGTGTGGGCATGGAGGCGGGGCTCGATATTCTGGCCGCGATCCGCGACGAATTCGGCTGCCCGGTGCTGACGGATGTGCATGAGGCCAGCCAATGCGCCCGCGCCGCTCAAAGCGTCGACATCCTGCAGATCCCAGCTTTCCTCTGCCGCCAGACCGATCTTCTGCTCGCCGCCGGCGAAACCGGCGCGGTGATCAACGTGAAGAAGGGCCAGTTCCTTGCGCCCTGGGACGTGCCCAATATCGTCGACAAGATCAAAAGCACCGGCAACGAGAAGATCCTGCTCACCGAGCGTGGTGCGAGCTTTGGCTACAACATGCTGGTGAGCGACATGCGCGCGCTGCCGATCATGGCGCAAACCGGCTGCCCGGTGATCTTTGACGCCACCCATTCGGTGCAGCTCCCCGGCGGGCTAGGATCCTCGACCGGCGGGCAGCGCGAATTCGTGCCGCCGCTGTCCCGCGCCGCCGTGGCTGTGGGCGTGGGCGGCGTGTTCATCGAAACCCACGAAGAGCCCGCCCGCTCGCCCAGCGATGGCCCGAACATGGTGCCTCTGGCCGAGATGGGCGCCTTGCTGAAAAGCCTGAAACAGCTGGATGAGGTGGTGAAGCCATGAGCGCACAAACGCAGGATCGCGTCGTCATCTGCATGAAATGGGGCACGCTCTATCCGGGCTCCTATGTGAACGTGCTCTACCGCGCGGTCTGCAAGCATCTTGCGCCGCCGTTTCGCTTTGTTTGCCTGACCAATGAGCCGGAGGGGCTGGATCCGAACATCGAGCACTTCCCGCTGCCGGATCTGGATCTGCCGCCGGAGCGCTACGGGGCAGGGGCCTGGCCCAAGCTCGGGATGTTCAAGGAAGATCTCTACGGGCTGACAGGCCGCGCGCTTTTCATCGATCTGGATTCCGTGATCATCGGGCGGCTTGAGCCCTTCTTCGAGATGGAGGGGCAGTTCATCTCCATCGCGGGCGGCCCCGGCTGGCGGCGTGGCAGCGAAAACCCGACACCGCGCTTGGCGTCCGGCGTCTTTGCCTTCGATCTGGGCAGCCAGCCGCAGGTGCTGGAAAACTTCCTGAAAGACAAGGAAGCCGCCTACGCCCAGTTCCAGAACGAACAACAGGTGATCGAACACTACGTGCACGGCTGGAAAACATGGCCCAAGCCTTGGGTGATTTCCTTCAAGAAACACCTGCGCCAGCCGCTGATCGTGGACCGGTTCAAAGCCCCGCGCGATCCCGATCCGGGCACGCTGATCGTGGCTTTCCACGGTGATCCGCGCCCCATCGAGGTGATCGGGCGCAATGACAAGCCTTGGGGCAAGTTCCCGCACTACGGCCGAAAGCCGATCCCCTGGGTGCGCGACTACTGGATCGAACACGGGTTCGAAATGGAGGCCTGAGGGCCCGCCGATGTGCTAAGCTTCCCTTGAGAGGTGCGGTTTTCGCACCCGTTCAAGGGAGGCGCGCATGGGGTATTCACCCGATCAGGTTCTGGATCTCTGGTTTCCTAACACCGGCTTCTGGGACTCGCAGGAGGCCTTCGGGGCATGGATCCGCGAGCGGATGTATGGCGGGATGGATGCCATCATCTGCGCCGATTTCGCCGATCTGACCCGCGCCGCCGCCGCTGGTGAGCTGGACAACTGGGCCGAAACGGCCGAGGGCCGCGTGGCGCTGCTGATCGCGCTCGATCAGTTCCCGCGATCGCTCTGGCGCGACACGCCGGGGGCCTATGCGCAGGACATCAAGGCCAATCTTCTGGTGCTGGAGGGCGTGCGCAACGGCCATTTCGCGCAAGTGGCCCCCTACAAGAAGCTCTTCTTCCTCATCGCCCTTGGCCATTGCGAAGGCCCCGATCATCTGGACAGGCTCGATCTGATCGACACGCTCTCTGAGCAACTGATCGCTGAGCTGCCGGAGGCGCTTGCGCCGCTGTCTGAAGGGCTGCTTTCCCAAAACGCGCGGGTGCGCGGTGTGATCGAAAGCTTCGGGCGCCACCCGCACCGCAACCCACATTACGGGCGCGTCTCAAGTGCTGCGGAAGAGGCCTATATCGCCACGGGGGATTTCCCCCATGTGCAAAGCAATGCGCCGGGGCCTTGAGGCCGGGCACGCGTTCCGAGGCGAGAAAAGGAGAGACCAATGAAAGCTCAGGAAGGTGTCTGCCTGTGCGGCGAGATCCGCTTTGCGATCGGTGCGCCGCCAGCGCGGGTGACGGTCTGCCATTGCCGTTACTGCCAGAAAGCCACCGGCTCGGCCTATATGGTGGAGCCCATATTCAATGCGGCGGACCTGCACGTGATCAAGGGGAGCCCGGCGGTACACAGCCAGCGCTCCGAGGGCTCCGGCAAGGCGGTGCACGCCCATTTCTGCGCGGCCTGCGGCACGCGGCTCTGGCTTAGCTTCGAGCGGTTTCCCGAGGCGGTCGGCGTCTATGCCGGGGTGTTTGACGACCCCTGCTGGTTCGAGATTGCACCCGAGGCCTCCAAACACATCTTCACTGGTGTTGCGCGCAGCGACACAGTCCTGCCGCCCGGCGTGCCGGTGTTTTCGGAACATGCCACCACCAATACAGGCGAGCCCTGCGCGGCGGTGGTCTACGAAAGCTTCCACCAGATCGGCAGGAAAGGGGCCTAGAGACTGTCCTTATAGCCCAGCAGCGCGAAGTCGGGCTTGTAAATCTCGCGCACCACGGCCTCGGTCTCGGGCGTGTAATAGTCCTGATAGGGCTTCTTGTCGGATTTGCTCTTCGTCTTGTTGATGTGGCGCAACTGGAAATCCGGCAGTTTCAGCTCTTCGGCGATGGCGGAAAGCTCGGCGTTCAGATCCTCAAAGCGCGCCAGCCGCTTCACGAGCAATTCGCCCGTCTCGTCGGTCAGGTAGTAGCTTTGGTTCGGCAGGCGGGCAAAGATCGTGTCCTTGCCGCTGGGGGGCTGCTGGCGGTAGTCGAGATATTCCTCGAAGGTCAGCTTGCCCACTTTCTCGGCCGTGTCCTTGATGCGGAACTGCTTCATGTATTCGTAGTGGCTCACCGCGTGATCGAAGGGGTTGCGGATCACCGAAAAGCTCAGGAAACCGTCAAACACCTCACGCCCCAGTTTCTGGGTGAATTTGCGCGCCGGATCATGGACGCGGAAATGCGCCTTGGCGGGGCTTTCATGGAAGGGCAGGCGGCGGCTCACCGAGCGCAGGAGCGTGCGCTGTTGTGGGCGACCGTATTTCTGGAAGGCGTCCGTCACGCTCATCCCGGCGGTTTTGGGGATATGAACGAAGATGAAATTATACTGCGTCGAGATGATCATCGCCGGGGCCTTCCTTTGCGTTGCAGCCCCTTTACCCTGAGCCGGTGGCGGGGGGCAAGCGGCAGGGCCAGCCATTGATGCGCGGCGGGCTTTGGCGTAAGCGAAGGAAAACGGGCGCAAGCTTTCAGGAAGGCCGGGCGATGACAACCGACAGCGACCACGTCAAACAGGCGATCACCATCAACCGCGAAGGCATCGACGCACTGATCGCCGCGCTGGACACGCCCGAACTGTCCGCAGCCACGCAGGCGGCTGTGGAGACTGTCTTCGCCATGAAAGGCCGGCTGATCGTGACGGGGCTCGGGAAATCCGGCCATATCGGCAGCAAGCTCGCCGCGACCTTCGCCTCCACCGGCACGCCGTCTTTCTTCGTGCATCCTTCAGAAGCTAGCCACGGCGATCTGGGGATGATCATAGGCGATGACGTGATCCTGATGCTCACGTGGTCGGGCGAAACCAAGGAACTTTCAGATATTGCCGCCTACAGCCGCCGCTTCGGCGTGCCGCTGATCCTGCTCACCGGCAATGGCGAGAGCAGCCTTGCGAAAGCCGCCGATGTGGTGCTGGCCCTGCCCAAGGCGCGGGAGGCCTGCCCGCACAATCTGGCCCCTACAACTTCCACCATGATGCAGCTGGCCATGGGCGACGGCATCGCCATCGCGCTTCTGCAGAAGAAGGGCTTCTCGGAGACGAGCTTCCACCGCTTCCATCCGGGCGGCAAGCTGGGGGCCTCGCTCACCCGCATCGCCGACATGATGGTGCCGTTTGAGGATCTGCCGCTGGTGCGGCCCGATCAGCCGGTGATCGACGTGATCGCGGCGCTGTCGGACAAAAGCTTCGGCATCGTGGGGATCATCGGCTCGGATGGCGCTTTGCAGGGCGTGGTCACGGATGGCGACATCCGCCGCTATCTCGAACGCCAGTCCGATGCGCCGATGCAGCAAGCCATGCGCGAGACATTCGCCGAAACGATCATGACGCGCGATCCGATCACGCTGGAGCCC
The sequence above is drawn from the Pseudoruegeria sp. SHC-113 genome and encodes:
- a CDS encoding DUF924 family protein: MGYSPDQVLDLWFPNTGFWDSQEAFGAWIRERMYGGMDAIICADFADLTRAAAAGELDNWAETAEGRVALLIALDQFPRSLWRDTPGAYAQDIKANLLVLEGVRNGHFAQVAPYKKLFFLIALGHCEGPDHLDRLDLIDTLSEQLIAELPEALAPLSEGLLSQNARVRGVIESFGRHPHRNPHYGRVSSAAEEAYIATGDFPHVQSNAPGP
- a CDS encoding GFA family protein: MKAQEGVCLCGEIRFAIGAPPARVTVCHCRYCQKATGSAYMVEPIFNAADLHVIKGSPAVHSQRSEGSGKAVHAHFCAACGTRLWLSFERFPEAVGVYAGVFDDPCWFEIAPEASKHIFTGVARSDTVLPPGVPVFSEHATTNTGEPCAAVVYESFHQIGRKGA
- a CDS encoding sulfite exporter TauE/SafE family protein; this translates as MIEDFWQIAAVGFAAQMVDGALGMAYGLTSTSLLLTLGYSPAAASAAVHLAESATTAASATSHGVARNVDWKLVRPLAIAGVLGGIVGASLLATGIGAFLVPFVSVYLTIMGGAILWKAYRATPGIHPPRGLKPLGAIGGFLDAIGGGGWGPIVSGTLVASGSSARHMIGSSIAAEFFVTTAIAITFAGHLGWKEFGWAALALVVGGLPAAPFAAVMVRYTPRRALMVGVGLLIIGLGLYGAIRALAAL
- a CDS encoding SIS domain-containing protein; amino-acid sequence: MTTDSDHVKQAITINREGIDALIAALDTPELSAATQAAVETVFAMKGRLIVTGLGKSGHIGSKLAATFASTGTPSFFVHPSEASHGDLGMIIGDDVILMLTWSGETKELSDIAAYSRRFGVPLILLTGNGESSLAKAADVVLALPKAREACPHNLAPTTSTMMQLAMGDGIAIALLQKKGFSETSFHRFHPGGKLGASLTRIADMMVPFEDLPLVRPDQPVIDVIAALSDKSFGIVGIIGSDGALQGVVTDGDIRRYLERQSDAPMQQAMRETFAETIMTRDPITLEPGRLSARALHTMQERRISAAFVVEAGKPVGLVTVLQLLNVGAA
- a CDS encoding sulfotransferase family protein, with product MIISTQYNFIFVHIPKTAGMSVTDAFQKYGRPQQRTLLRSVSRRLPFHESPAKAHFRVHDPARKFTQKLGREVFDGFLSFSVIRNPFDHAVSHYEYMKQFRIKDTAEKVGKLTFEEYLDYRQQPPSGKDTIFARLPNQSYYLTDETGELLVKRLARFEDLNAELSAIAEELKLPDFQLRHINKTKSKSDKKPYQDYYTPETEAVVREIYKPDFALLGYKDSL
- a CDS encoding 3-deoxy-manno-octulosonate cytidylyltransferase, with translation MKSVILIPARYASTRYPGKPLALLKGAGGEAKSLIQRSWDCACSVAGADAVYVVTDDDRIRAAAEGFGAKVLMTSSSCRNGTERCAEAVALLPETPEIVVNLQGDAPLTPPWFVEALIESMAADPGTDCATPVLRSNGAHLARLKADRKADRVGGTTAVFGRDNAALYFSKEVLPFTPGDYRAEAETPVFHHVGVYAYTPQALAAYAALAPGQAEELEGLEQLRFLENGMRVRCVEVEARGRDFWELNNPSDIDTIEGIMSREGIA
- a CDS encoding DUF2059 domain-containing protein → MTVSFRLTSAAVFAVSLALPVRAEPVDDLLAALQLESVLEIMREEGLVYAEELEAELFPAAGGANWQESVARLYALPVMMESFSTRFAAEMPQADIAPALAFFESEEGQRIIGLEISARIAQMDDSIEEASRDTLATMEAQGDPRLALLEEFSEANDLIEANVVGSLNANYAFYTGLVDGGAFAFDLTEDQILADVWQQEPDIRADTRDWLFSYLALAYQPLSDEEVQSYIDFSQTEAGQSLNRALFAGFDTMLVDISRGLGLAAARFMGGQDI
- the kdsA gene encoding 3-deoxy-8-phosphooctulonate synthase: MSIEAQTVAIGEISVSNTLPFSLISGPCQLESLEHARMLAGTLVELCADLSIPYVFKASFDKANRSSLSGQRGVGMEAGLDILAAIRDEFGCPVLTDVHEASQCARAAQSVDILQIPAFLCRQTDLLLAAGETGAVINVKKGQFLAPWDVPNIVDKIKSTGNEKILLTERGASFGYNMLVSDMRALPIMAQTGCPVIFDATHSVQLPGGLGSSTGGQREFVPPLSRAAVAVGVGGVFIETHEEPARSPSDGPNMVPLAEMGALLKSLKQLDEVVKP